A stretch of the uncultured Trichococcus sp. genome encodes the following:
- the metE gene encoding 5-methyltetrahydropteroyltriglutamate--homocysteine S-methyltransferase has protein sequence MNSSVIGFPRVGKLRELKFASEKYFKQEISTEELEQVATGLREMHWNLQQAAGISHIPSNDFSYYDNVLDLTVLLNALPENYRQLGLSERDTYFAAARGYQGVAGDVKALAMKKWFNTNYHYLVPELFDDTEIKLVGDKPFAEYEEAKEIGVLTKPVLIGGFTFLKLAKYKGSKTINDFADQVADAYIAILDRFNEQGVAWVQFDEPSLVTDLTQEDVALFTALYEKVLAHKGNVKVLLQTYFGDIRDSYEEVIGLDFDGIGLDFIEGKQTVELLERYGFPAEKTLFAGVLNGKNIWKSDYIKVIELVNGLKKYSNDIVISTSCSLLHVPYTLENETSLPANVSRYFAFAKEKLQEIKELTELISTSGHEEQEAYLANQQVFAADRVYEDKHVQASVASLTERDFVRNVPRKKRRAIQKEKLQLGLLPTTTIGSFPQTREVKQNRSKYRKGDINRAEYDENIKGFIKECIDLQEELGLDVLVHGESERNDMVEFFGENLAGYVFTEKAWVQSYGTRCVKPPIIFGDIRRENPITVFYSEYAQSLSDKPVKGMLTGPVTILNWSFPREDISLKEMAFQIGLAIREEVQDLEAAGIKIIQIDEAALKEKLPIRREEWASEYLDWAIPAFRLCHSGVRPETQVHTHMCYSEFEEIVKDIDNMDADVISFEASRSKLTIIDALKANQFETEVGPGVYDIHSPRVPSVEEMVAVLKNALTKIDEENLWINPDCGLKTRGIKETRESLANLVAAAKIIKDAVLV, from the coding sequence ATGAACAGTTCAGTAATCGGTTTTCCAAGGGTCGGTAAATTGCGCGAATTGAAGTTCGCATCCGAAAAATATTTCAAGCAGGAAATTTCAACAGAAGAGTTGGAGCAAGTCGCAACGGGTTTGCGGGAGATGCACTGGAATCTGCAGCAAGCAGCCGGCATCAGCCACATCCCTTCGAATGATTTTTCATATTACGACAACGTGCTGGATCTGACGGTCCTGTTGAACGCGTTGCCTGAAAACTACAGACAGCTCGGTTTGAGCGAGCGCGACACTTATTTTGCGGCTGCGCGCGGATACCAGGGCGTAGCGGGCGACGTCAAAGCGTTGGCGATGAAGAAATGGTTCAACACCAATTATCATTACTTGGTTCCGGAACTGTTCGACGATACCGAAATTAAATTGGTGGGCGATAAGCCTTTTGCCGAGTACGAAGAAGCCAAAGAAATCGGCGTGCTGACGAAACCGGTCCTCATCGGCGGATTCACTTTCCTGAAACTGGCCAAATACAAAGGCTCGAAAACAATAAATGATTTTGCCGACCAAGTGGCAGATGCCTATATCGCAATCCTCGATAGGTTCAATGAACAAGGTGTAGCGTGGGTGCAGTTCGATGAACCGAGCTTGGTCACCGATCTGACGCAAGAAGATGTAGCGCTGTTCACGGCCCTCTACGAAAAAGTCTTGGCGCATAAAGGCAACGTAAAAGTATTGCTGCAGACATACTTTGGGGATATCCGGGACAGTTACGAAGAAGTGATCGGGCTCGATTTCGACGGCATCGGCCTTGACTTCATCGAAGGCAAACAAACCGTGGAACTTTTGGAACGATATGGCTTTCCGGCTGAGAAAACGCTGTTCGCCGGCGTCCTGAACGGAAAGAACATCTGGAAGAGCGACTACATAAAGGTCATCGAATTGGTCAATGGGTTGAAGAAATACAGCAACGACATCGTCATCAGCACTTCCTGCTCGCTGCTGCATGTTCCCTACACATTGGAAAATGAGACGAGTTTGCCGGCAAATGTATCCCGCTATTTCGCATTTGCGAAGGAGAAACTGCAGGAAATCAAGGAACTGACGGAACTAATCAGCACTTCCGGACATGAAGAGCAGGAAGCCTATCTTGCGAATCAACAAGTCTTTGCAGCGGATCGGGTGTATGAAGACAAGCATGTGCAAGCATCCGTAGCGAGCTTGACGGAAAGAGATTTTGTCAGAAACGTTCCGAGAAAAAAACGGAGAGCGATCCAAAAAGAGAAACTGCAACTGGGTCTGTTGCCGACGACGACGATCGGTTCCTTCCCGCAAACAAGAGAAGTGAAGCAAAACCGCAGCAAATACCGTAAAGGCGACATCAACAGAGCCGAATATGATGAAAACATCAAAGGCTTCATCAAAGAATGTATCGATTTGCAGGAGGAACTCGGGCTGGATGTGCTGGTCCACGGAGAATCCGAGCGCAACGACATGGTGGAATTCTTCGGCGAAAACTTGGCTGGGTACGTATTTACCGAAAAAGCTTGGGTACAGTCCTATGGAACAAGATGCGTCAAGCCGCCGATCATCTTCGGGGACATTCGACGCGAAAACCCGATCACCGTCTTCTATTCGGAATATGCGCAGAGTCTTTCCGACAAACCGGTCAAAGGGATGCTGACGGGTCCGGTGACGATCTTGAATTGGTCGTTCCCGCGTGAGGACATTTCGCTGAAGGAAATGGCTTTCCAGATCGGTCTGGCGATCCGCGAAGAGGTTCAGGACTTAGAAGCGGCGGGCATCAAGATCATCCAAATCGATGAAGCGGCTCTGAAGGAGAAGTTACCGATCCGCAGAGAAGAATGGGCGAGCGAGTACCTTGATTGGGCGATTCCAGCATTCCGCCTTTGCCACAGCGGCGTGCGGCCGGAGACGCAGGTGCATACGCATATGTGCTACAGCGAATTCGAGGAAATCGTAAAGGATATCGACAACATGGACGCGGACGTCATTTCATTCGAAGCTTCCCGTTCCAAACTGACGATCATAGATGCCTTGAAGGCGAACCAATTCGAAACGGAAGTCGGACCGGGCGTATACGACATCCATTCACCGCGCGTGCCGAGTGTCGAAGAGATGGTGGCGGTATTGAAGAACGCACTGACGAAGATAGACGAGGAAAACCTCTGGATCAATCCGGACTGCGGACTGAAAACCAGAGGCATCAAAGAAACGCGGGAAAGTCTGGCCAATCTGGTGGCGGCGGCGAAAATCATCAAAGACGCAGTTTTGGTCTAA
- the rhaD gene encoding rhamnulose-1-phosphate aldolase, which yields MKMKNILEAPFIKEVMLLTDVMYKFGWHERNSGNLSYLLKEEELTEYLDLNEVKRNIPIAFDGKALAGKYFLVTGTGKFFKNVIHDPADVLGILKVTAEGNSVDLLWGYENGAAPTSELPAHLMSHIARLSVDPENRVVYHCHATNLLAMSFSCELDERSFTRILWKMCTESLVVFPEGVGILPWLMPGTNEIGEATAEKMKEYRLIVWPHHGLYAAGKDLEECFGLVETAEKSATVYTLVQSQGGIRQEITDEQLSNLGKRFSVTPRAGYLNI from the coding sequence ATAAAAATGAAAAACATTTTAGAAGCACCATTCATCAAAGAAGTCATGCTGTTGACGGACGTCATGTACAAATTCGGCTGGCACGAAAGAAACAGCGGCAACTTGTCCTACTTGCTGAAAGAAGAGGAACTGACGGAATATCTGGACCTGAACGAAGTGAAACGCAACATTCCGATCGCTTTCGACGGCAAAGCATTGGCCGGGAAATATTTCCTGGTCACAGGGACAGGGAAATTCTTCAAGAATGTCATCCATGACCCGGCTGATGTCTTGGGCATCCTGAAAGTGACTGCGGAAGGCAACAGCGTAGATCTGTTATGGGGATACGAAAATGGAGCGGCTCCTACAAGCGAATTGCCTGCTCATTTGATGTCGCACATTGCGCGCTTGTCGGTCGATCCGGAAAACCGTGTCGTTTATCACTGCCATGCCACCAACCTGTTGGCGATGTCCTTCTCTTGCGAGTTGGATGAAAGAAGCTTCACACGCATCCTTTGGAAAATGTGCACCGAGTCATTGGTCGTGTTCCCTGAAGGCGTGGGCATCCTGCCTTGGTTGATGCCTGGAACGAACGAAATCGGCGAAGCGACTGCTGAGAAGATGAAGGAATACCGTCTGATCGTATGGCCGCACCACGGTTTGTACGCAGCCGGAAAAGACTTGGAAGAGTGCTTCGGTTTGGTCGAAACGGCTGAAAAATCAGCGACTGTCTACACACTAGTGCAATCACAAGGCGGCATCAGACAGGAAATCACTGATGAGCAATTAAGCAATCTGGGCAAACGTTTCTCTGTAACCCCAAGAGCGGGCTACTTGAATATCTAA
- the galE gene encoding UDP-glucose 4-epimerase GalE, giving the protein MSVLVTGGAGYIGSHTVVELLKAGQEVVIVDNYSNSKPEVLNRIATITGKAPTFYEVDVLDREALDAVFAKEDIDSVIHFAGYKAVGESVAKPIEYYHNNITSSLVLCDVMRSHGVKKIVFSSSATVYGMNNVSPLTEDLPTSATNPYGYTKVMIEQILQDVAFADSEWSIALLRYFNPIGAHESGLIGEDPTGIPNNLMPYITQVAVGKLPRLSVFGDDYDTPDGTGVRDYIHVVDLALGHIKALDKIKGTTGVGIYNLGTGVGYSVLDLVHNFEEANGVEIPYVIVDRRPGDVATCYADATKAQEALGWTAQKTLADMCRDSWNWQKNNPNGYE; this is encoded by the coding sequence ATGTCAGTTTTAGTGACTGGAGGCGCCGGCTACATCGGCAGCCATACCGTAGTGGAATTATTGAAAGCAGGTCAGGAAGTCGTTATCGTCGACAACTATTCGAACAGCAAACCGGAAGTGTTGAACCGGATCGCAACGATCACCGGCAAAGCACCGACTTTCTATGAAGTGGACGTGTTGGACCGCGAAGCCTTGGACGCCGTTTTCGCAAAAGAGGACATCGACTCGGTCATCCATTTCGCGGGCTACAAAGCAGTCGGAGAATCCGTGGCGAAACCGATCGAATATTACCACAACAACATCACGAGTTCTTTGGTATTGTGCGATGTGATGCGCAGCCACGGCGTGAAGAAGATCGTCTTCAGCTCTTCGGCGACGGTCTACGGCATGAACAACGTGTCTCCGCTGACGGAGGACCTGCCGACAAGCGCAACGAACCCTTATGGCTACACAAAAGTGATGATCGAACAGATCCTGCAGGACGTGGCGTTCGCCGATTCCGAGTGGAGCATCGCCTTGCTGCGCTACTTCAACCCGATCGGCGCGCATGAATCCGGCCTGATCGGCGAAGATCCGACCGGCATCCCGAACAACCTGATGCCGTACATCACGCAAGTGGCGGTCGGCAAATTGCCGCGCCTGAGCGTATTCGGTGATGATTACGACACACCGGATGGCACAGGCGTCCGCGACTATATCCATGTCGTCGACTTGGCTTTAGGCCACATCAAGGCTTTGGACAAAATCAAGGGAACCACCGGCGTCGGCATCTACAATCTCGGTACCGGCGTTGGCTACAGCGTCTTGGACTTGGTGCACAATTTCGAGGAAGCGAATGGCGTCGAAATCCCTTACGTGATCGTCGACAGACGCCCCGGCGATGTCGCAACCTGTTATGCGGATGCAACAAAAGCGCAGGAAGCACTCGGTTGGACAGCCCAGAAAACATTGGCCGATATGTGCCGCGATTCCTGGAATTGGCAAAAGAACAATCCGAACGGCTACGAATAG
- the rhaB gene encoding rhamnulokinase: protein MKYYAMIDIGASSGRIMLAEIDNKQLALQEVHRFKNGFSRIDGSDRWDIETIFEEILIGLSKLKALGVTECHLGIDTWAVDYCLIGTDGQLLQLPISYRDERTKDTMEKVAQKIDKETIYAKTGIQFLNFNTLYQLYEEDKDLLAKTDKILMIPDYLAYRLTGERIGEVTNVSSSQMLNLETGEFDNDLLELVGIPREKFPELVVPGTKIGDVKADLTESYDLPKIEVIAAATHDTASAIVGVPALGGKWAYLSSGTWSLIGVENDAPINDDPAYDANFTNEWGAYGTYRFLKNITGMWFVQEIARNLDYRHSYGEMAQMAYAVEPFLQYVDLNDPRFLNPANMIAEIQAYCRERGEIVPETTGELVMCVYSNLALAYAHELKKVEALTQETIDVLHIVGGGANVKLLNQLTADVTGKLVVAGPTEGTAIGNLLVQMIAAGEFADLAEARKWLRTQIHVEEYPPNPIADREHLKKYEEKIGV, encoded by the coding sequence ATGAAGTACTATGCGATGATAGATATCGGAGCCTCCAGCGGGCGGATCATGCTGGCGGAAATAGATAATAAGCAATTGGCGTTGCAGGAAGTGCACCGCTTCAAAAATGGCTTCAGCCGCATCGACGGATCCGACAGATGGGATATCGAAACCATTTTCGAAGAAATCCTGATTGGGCTATCCAAACTGAAGGCGCTCGGCGTGACGGAATGCCATCTCGGGATCGATACGTGGGCGGTAGACTACTGCCTGATCGGAACGGACGGCCAGCTGCTGCAGCTGCCGATCAGTTACCGGGACGAACGCACGAAAGATACGATGGAAAAAGTGGCGCAAAAGATCGACAAAGAGACGATCTACGCCAAAACGGGTATCCAATTCCTGAACTTCAATACTTTGTATCAACTGTATGAAGAGGACAAGGACCTGTTGGCCAAGACGGACAAAATTTTGATGATACCGGATTACCTGGCATACCGGTTGACCGGTGAGAGGATCGGTGAAGTGACGAATGTGTCCTCTTCGCAGATGCTGAATCTCGAAACCGGCGAGTTCGACAACGACTTGCTTGAGCTTGTGGGCATCCCGAGAGAAAAGTTCCCGGAACTGGTTGTGCCAGGAACGAAAATCGGCGATGTGAAGGCGGATCTGACGGAAAGCTATGACCTGCCCAAAATCGAAGTGATCGCTGCGGCGACGCACGATACGGCATCCGCCATCGTCGGCGTGCCGGCGCTGGGCGGGAAATGGGCCTACCTCAGCAGCGGCACTTGGTCGTTGATCGGTGTGGAAAACGATGCGCCAATCAATGACGATCCCGCCTACGATGCGAACTTCACGAATGAGTGGGGCGCTTACGGGACCTATCGTTTCCTGAAGAACATCACCGGCATGTGGTTCGTGCAGGAAATCGCGCGCAACCTGGATTACAGACATTCCTACGGGGAAATGGCTCAGATGGCTTATGCAGTCGAACCATTCCTGCAGTATGTCGACCTGAACGATCCGCGCTTCCTCAATCCGGCAAATATGATCGCGGAAATCCAAGCCTATTGCCGCGAACGCGGCGAAATCGTTCCGGAAACGACGGGCGAATTGGTGATGTGCGTGTACAGCAATCTGGCTTTGGCCTATGCGCATGAACTGAAGAAAGTCGAAGCACTAACGCAGGAAACGATTGACGTGCTGCACATCGTCGGCGGCGGCGCGAATGTTAAATTGCTGAATCAGCTGACTGCCGATGTCACCGGGAAGCTGGTCGTTGCCGGACCTACCGAAGGCACCGCAATCGGCAACCTGCTCGTGCAGATGATCGCAGCCGGCGAATTTGCTGATCTGGCGGAAGCCAGAAAATGGCTCCGCACCCAGATCCACGTTGAAGAATATCCACCAAACCCGATCGCAGACCGGGAGCACCTAAAAAAATACGAAGAAAAGATTGGAGTATAG
- a CDS encoding helix-turn-helix domain-containing protein has product MDLIALLSQESVIEKEQKKRHKFVPDLPELEGETTRAPKIKEHLFFENKDIYISKHNRYAAYPEHSHQFLELNYIVKGECRQIINGVPYLLKEGDILLMDTGSEHSIEALGKDDLLLNILFNNKSISINWLMNMNHNDSILYKILLTNNPLDTNAANFILFRNEQNEHIKQIINNMADEYFFPKVFSGKIISSYLPILLYELARSLPHEYSETFSKKDPFYEVLQLIDAEFTTLTLDAASKRLNFNKNYLSNMIKKRSGQTFTELLNEKRLLKANLLIESTEIPIQTILTEVGFSNKTYFYTCYKNRFHCLPSEVRKNGAASK; this is encoded by the coding sequence ATGGATCTGATTGCGCTGTTATCGCAGGAATCTGTCATCGAAAAGGAACAGAAAAAGCGGCATAAATTTGTGCCCGATCTGCCGGAACTGGAGGGGGAGACGACCCGGGCGCCCAAGATCAAGGAGCATCTGTTTTTCGAAAACAAGGACATCTACATCAGCAAACACAACCGCTACGCCGCTTACCCGGAGCACTCGCACCAATTCCTCGAGCTCAATTACATCGTTAAGGGCGAATGCCGCCAGATCATCAACGGCGTCCCTTACCTGTTGAAGGAAGGCGATATCCTGCTGATGGACACCGGCAGCGAGCATTCCATCGAGGCGCTCGGCAAGGACGATCTGCTTTTGAACATCCTTTTCAACAACAAGAGCATATCGATCAACTGGCTGATGAACATGAACCACAACGACAGCATTCTCTACAAAATCCTGCTGACGAACAACCCGTTGGACACGAACGCAGCGAATTTCATCCTGTTCCGCAATGAACAGAACGAACACATCAAGCAGATCATCAACAATATGGCCGATGAATATTTCTTCCCGAAAGTCTTTTCCGGAAAGATCATCAGCAGCTACCTGCCGATCCTGCTTTACGAATTGGCGCGTTCGCTGCCGCACGAATACAGCGAAACGTTCAGCAAAAAGGACCCCTTTTACGAGGTACTTCAGCTGATCGATGCCGAGTTCACGACGCTGACCTTGGACGCGGCATCCAAACGGCTGAACTTCAACAAAAACTACTTGAGCAACATGATCAAAAAACGCAGCGGCCAGACGTTCACGGAACTGCTGAACGAAAAGCGGCTTCTGAAAGCCAACCTGCTCATCGAATCAACCGAAATCCCGATCCAGACGATCCTGACCGAAGTCGGCTTTTCGAACAAGACTTATTTCTATACGTGTTACAAAAACAGATTCCACTGTCTGCCATCGGAAGTGCGAAAAAACGGAGCTGCCTCGAAATGA
- the galT gene encoding UDP-glucose--hexose-1-phosphate uridylyltransferase, which yields MTINETAYTIDQAVVDFVETGIMNGETDPMDRIAQRNLLLAMIGKEDLDTKLEPSQSLPDRLDLLDRLVDWAVANGKIADYQYKRETLEAQIMSLITPMPSVINKHFWEVYAENPEAATDYFYELSQNNDYIKTRSIAKNIAFQHRTDYGELEITINLSKPEKDPKQIALAKNVPASAYPACQLCMENEGYAGRIDHPARANHRIVRMPLNGEKWGLQYSPYAYYEEHCIFLAEEHKPMKLDKHTFEKLLGIITQFPHYFVGSNADLPIVGGSILSHDHYQGGRHTFAMAEAPVELLFEMNRFASVQAGIVKWPMSVIRLAGKDAHELAEAASFILDAWRGYSDEAADILHVTEGTPHNTITPIARMKDGLFELDLVLRNNRTSPEFPDGIFHPHPDVQNIKKENIGLIEVMGLAILPPRLKDELSEIEKYLNGETAEIAAYHQEWVAGLVDKKARTGADAAEVVQEAVSEAFLRVLEDAGVFKRTPEGQQAFRRFVEKLR from the coding sequence ATGACGATAAATGAGACAGCGTACACGATCGACCAAGCTGTTGTCGATTTTGTGGAAACGGGCATCATGAATGGGGAAACGGACCCGATGGACAGGATTGCGCAGCGCAATCTGCTGTTGGCCATGATCGGCAAGGAAGATTTGGACACAAAATTGGAGCCTTCGCAAAGTTTGCCGGATCGTTTGGATCTGCTGGATCGCTTGGTGGATTGGGCGGTCGCAAACGGAAAAATCGCGGACTACCAATACAAGAGGGAGACGCTGGAGGCGCAGATCATGTCTTTGATCACACCGATGCCTTCCGTCATCAACAAGCATTTCTGGGAAGTCTATGCAGAAAATCCGGAAGCCGCAACTGACTATTTCTACGAGCTCAGCCAAAACAATGATTACATCAAAACCCGCAGCATCGCCAAAAATATCGCGTTTCAGCACCGGACCGATTACGGTGAGCTGGAGATCACGATCAACTTGTCCAAACCGGAGAAGGATCCGAAGCAGATCGCATTGGCGAAAAACGTGCCCGCATCAGCTTATCCGGCTTGCCAACTCTGCATGGAAAACGAAGGCTATGCCGGGCGCATCGACCATCCGGCCCGCGCCAACCACCGCATCGTCCGCATGCCGTTGAACGGCGAGAAGTGGGGGCTGCAGTATTCGCCCTATGCTTACTATGAGGAGCACTGCATCTTTTTGGCCGAGGAGCACAAGCCGATGAAACTGGACAAGCATACTTTCGAGAAGTTGCTTGGGATCATCACGCAATTCCCGCACTATTTCGTCGGATCGAATGCGGACCTGCCGATCGTCGGCGGCTCGATTTTGTCGCACGATCATTATCAGGGTGGACGGCACACCTTCGCGATGGCGGAAGCGCCGGTCGAACTGCTGTTTGAAATGAACCGATTTGCTTCGGTTCAGGCAGGCATCGTCAAGTGGCCGATGTCCGTCATCCGGCTTGCCGGAAAGGATGCACATGAATTGGCGGAGGCGGCGTCCTTTATTCTGGATGCATGGCGGGGCTATTCTGATGAAGCGGCCGACATCCTGCATGTCACCGAGGGCACTCCGCATAACACGATCACGCCGATCGCGCGCATGAAGGACGGCTTGTTCGAACTGGATCTGGTGCTGCGCAACAACCGGACTTCGCCGGAGTTCCCGGACGGCATTTTCCATCCGCATCCGGACGTGCAGAACATCAAGAAAGAGAATATCGGCCTGATCGAAGTGATGGGGCTGGCGATTCTGCCGCCGCGCTTGAAGGATGAATTGAGCGAAATCGAAAAGTATCTCAACGGAGAAACAGCAGAAATCGCTGCTTACCATCAGGAGTGGGTTGCAGGCTTGGTGGACAAAAAGGCGAGGACCGGTGCCGATGCAGCGGAAGTGGTGCAGGAAGCGGTAAGCGAAGCCTTTTTGCGGGTGCTGGAGGATGCCGGTGTGTTCAAACGCACCCCTGAAGGCCAGCAAGCGTTCCGCCGTTTTGTCGAAAAGTTGCGTTAA
- a CDS encoding L-rhamnose isomerase → MTKPIEEAYALAKQKYAAIGVDTDAVLEKLSQIKVSLQCWQGDDVLGFMFPDQALTGGISVSGNYPGKATTPAQLRADLDKALSLIPGNHKVNLHAIYVDTDEKIDLDQIEPKHYEKWVQWAKEKGLGLDFNPTCFSHPKSTDGTLSSNDPETQAFWIEHVKRSRKVAAYFGEELNQTCVNNIWIPDGYKDNPIDKMSPRVRLRDALDQCLEEKFDDAHMLDAVEGKLFGIGAESFTTGSNDFYLSYALTRDILWTIDAGHFHPTEDVSDKFTAFLPFGKGLMLHVSRPIRWDSDHVVILDEATTRIGETLVRNDLLDKTFIGMDFFDATINRVAAMVIGARSTLKSLLLGMLSPIDTLKAAESTGDFTTRLAVTEEMKSYPFGAVWEFYCQQQNVPAGTEWLTEVKDYEQKILTERK, encoded by the coding sequence ATGACTAAACCTATTGAAGAAGCATACGCTTTAGCAAAACAGAAATACGCCGCCATCGGTGTGGATACCGATGCAGTACTTGAAAAATTGAGCCAAATCAAGGTTTCCTTGCAATGCTGGCAAGGGGACGATGTATTGGGGTTCATGTTCCCTGATCAAGCCTTGACCGGCGGGATTTCCGTCAGCGGCAACTACCCAGGCAAAGCAACGACGCCAGCGCAACTGCGTGCTGACTTGGACAAAGCCTTGAGCCTGATCCCCGGTAATCATAAAGTGAATCTGCATGCCATCTACGTGGATACGGACGAAAAAATCGACTTGGATCAGATCGAACCGAAGCACTACGAAAAATGGGTGCAATGGGCAAAAGAAAAAGGCCTGGGACTGGATTTCAACCCTACTTGCTTCTCCCATCCAAAATCGACAGACGGCACATTGTCCAGCAATGACCCTGAAACACAAGCGTTCTGGATCGAACACGTGAAACGCAGCCGCAAAGTGGCCGCTTACTTCGGCGAAGAACTGAACCAAACTTGCGTGAACAACATCTGGATCCCGGATGGCTACAAAGACAATCCAATCGACAAAATGTCGCCGCGTGTACGCCTGCGTGATGCTTTGGATCAATGTTTGGAAGAAAAATTCGATGATGCGCACATGCTGGATGCAGTCGAAGGCAAACTCTTCGGCATCGGTGCAGAAAGCTTCACGACCGGTTCCAATGATTTCTACCTGTCCTACGCTTTGACAAGGGACATCCTATGGACAATCGATGCCGGACATTTCCACCCAACCGAGGATGTATCCGATAAATTCACGGCCTTCCTGCCGTTCGGTAAAGGCTTGATGCTGCACGTGAGCCGTCCGATCCGTTGGGATTCCGATCACGTGGTCATCTTGGATGAAGCGACTACCCGCATCGGCGAAACATTGGTGCGCAACGACTTGTTGGACAAAACTTTCATCGGCATGGACTTCTTCGATGCAACGATCAACCGTGTCGCAGCCATGGTCATCGGCGCACGCAGCACATTGAAATCCTTGCTGTTGGGCATGTTGAGCCCAATCGATACATTGAAGGCTGCCGAAAGCACTGGCGACTTCACAACCCGTTTGGCTGTCACGGAAGAAATGAAATCTTATCCATTCGGCGCTGTCTGGGAATTCTATTGCCAACAACAAAATGTACCAGCTGGTACGGAATGGCTGACTGAAGTAAAAGACTACGAACAAAAAATTCTGACGGAACGCAAATAA
- a CDS encoding iron-containing alcohol dehydrogenase produces MATFYVPAINLIGKGCIKELGSNVKDLGYKKALFVTDNFLAKSEMIDVVLAELDNAAIDYVIYADVDPNPTCKNVNEGVAMAQAENCDFIISFGGGSPQDAASAISIILTNGGKPQDYEGLHKSAKAGLPVVAINTTAGTSAEITINYVITDEDRKVKMVMVDKNSLAKISVNDPELMLTMPKSLTAATGMDALTHAIESMVTPGAYAVTEVLAAGAIELIREYLPKAVENGTDLDARDKMVNAIFLGGMAFNNAGLGYVHSMAHQLGAVYHLPHGVCCAMLLPIVEAENAKFAPERFRKVAKALGLAVTADVSDQACADYTVEEIKRLSKVVGIPTSLNELGIKEEEFDYDYLSKNAMIDACAPGNPFTPTLEETIAMYKKLFQ; encoded by the coding sequence ATGGCAACTTTTTATGTACCAGCAATAAACCTTATCGGAAAAGGCTGCATCAAGGAATTGGGCAGCAATGTGAAGGATCTTGGCTACAAGAAAGCTTTGTTCGTAACGGATAACTTCTTGGCCAAAAGCGAAATGATCGACGTTGTCCTGGCAGAGTTGGACAATGCGGCAATCGACTATGTGATCTATGCGGATGTCGATCCGAATCCGACCTGCAAAAACGTCAACGAAGGCGTGGCGATGGCACAAGCAGAAAACTGCGACTTCATCATTTCCTTCGGCGGCGGCTCTCCGCAGGATGCAGCGAGCGCCATCAGCATCATCCTGACGAACGGCGGCAAACCGCAGGATTACGAAGGCTTGCACAAATCCGCTAAAGCCGGCTTGCCGGTTGTGGCGATCAACACGACTGCCGGAACATCCGCTGAAATCACGATCAACTATGTCATCACTGATGAAGATCGCAAAGTGAAGATGGTTATGGTCGACAAAAACAGCTTGGCGAAGATTTCCGTGAACGATCCCGAATTGATGCTGACGATGCCGAAATCACTGACAGCCGCAACTGGGATGGACGCGTTGACCCATGCGATCGAATCGATGGTGACACCGGGCGCATACGCTGTTACGGAAGTATTGGCAGCCGGAGCGATCGAATTGATCCGCGAATACTTGCCGAAAGCTGTCGAAAACGGCACTGATCTCGATGCGCGCGACAAAATGGTCAATGCCATTTTCTTGGGCGGAATGGCCTTCAACAATGCCGGCCTTGGCTATGTGCATTCGATGGCTCACCAATTGGGTGCCGTCTACCACTTGCCGCACGGCGTCTGCTGCGCGATGCTGTTGCCGATCGTGGAAGCCGAAAATGCCAAATTCGCGCCTGAACGTTTCCGCAAAGTAGCGAAAGCTTTAGGCTTGGCGGTGACAGCTGATGTATCCGATCAAGCCTGCGCGGATTACACGGTCGAAGAAATCAAACGTTTGTCCAAAGTCGTTGGCATTCCAACCTCATTGAATGAGTTGGGCATCAAGGAAGAGGAATTCGATTACGATTACCTGTCCAAAAATGCCATGATCGATGCCTGCGCACCAGGAAACCCATTCACGCCGACATTGGAAGAAACGATTGCAATGTACAAAAAATTGTTCCAATAA